The window CCACGCCGAATCCATCGACCTGGTCGTCAACCCGATGCTGCTGCCGGTCCTGTCGGTCAGCGGGCTGACCGATGTGGTCACGGTCAAGCCGGCGGCAGTTTCCTAACCCGTCTGATCCGCACCTGCTTCATCGTCTTTCCGCCTGGCCCTCGCGCGCCGTTTTCCCTCGTGCATCGCCGCGACCCTGGCCACCGGGATGGCGCGGCCCTGCTCGATCAGGTCGGCCGGCAGACGTGTGGGCGCGGGCATCGCGTCGGCCCAGGGGTCGCCTCCGGCGAGCGCGGAGACCGCGGTGCGCACGGTGAAATCCGACGGGTGTATCCGATCCAGGGCGTCCCATGCCACCGGGAACGACACCGGCGTGCCGGGCCGCAACCGGGGGCTGTAGGCGGCGGCCACCGTCGCGCCGCCGGCGCGCGTGGCATCGACGAATACCTTGCCCGCGCGGTCGGCGACGATGAACGCCGTCGTCGCGACAGTCGGATCGAGGGCCTCGGTGCGGGCGGCCAGCGCACGGGTCGCCGCGGCGACGTCGTCGACGGGGGCGCTGTCGTCGATGGGGACGAAGACGTGCAGACCGCGGGAACCGCTGGTCTTCACCGCACCGTCCAGTCCGCAGTCCGCGAGCGCCCGGCGTACCAGGTGCGCCACGGCGACGACGGAGGCGAAGTCACCGTCGTCGGGCGGATCGAGATCGAGGATAAGGTGCGTGGGCCGGTAGACGTCGTCGGCCGGACCGAGCGCGGGGTGGTATTCGACGGCGCGCTGGTTGGCCAGCCACAGCAGGGTGCGGCGGTCGTCGCAGACGGCGTAGCGGATCTCGCGTCTGGACGCCTCGGCCCAGATCGGCACTGTCCGAACCCAATCCGGGGTGTACTTGGGCACGTTCTTCTGCATGAACGGCGCCCGCCCGCGAAGTGCCCGCAGCACGGTAAGCGGTCGTCCGGCCAGCACCGGCAGGATGCGGTCGGCGACCGCGTCGAGATAGTCGACGAGGTCGCGTTTGGTGGCATCCGCATCGTCGGACAGCGGCTGATCGAGGTTGGTCAGGTCGACGCCGTCACGGTTCTCGCTGGTCCCCATCGGGCCAGGGTAGACCGCGCTGCGCTAGGTGAACTGCGCGATGCGTCTGCGGGCGACCCCCGGCCCGCCGCGAAAGTGGGCCCTGTGCACGGATATTGCGCGTAGTGCGTGCACATCCCCCACGCTCGATGCGGTTCCACGGGTCGGGCACGCCACCCGGTCGGTAACGAAGTCGCAGATTCCGCCGCGGGTGCCGCGACCGCCGCATAACGTTGAGGTCCCTATGGACCGCACCACAGCGTCGACGGTGGAGAGCACCGCCCTCGGGCAGGTGGACGATCAGGACAAACCCGGTCGAGAGTTGCGTGGGTGGACGTACGGACTGGTCGCCGTGGTGGCGTTCGCGGTGGCGGTCCTGACGATCTGGCAGGTGTTCCGGCCGCTCTCGCAGGGCAGCCAGTACTACCTCATCGTGTTCCTGTCCGGCACACTGCCGCTCGTCTACCTGGTGTACCGGTCCGGATGGAGATGGTCGGACCCGGAAGATCGCCCGGGAGTGCTGGACTGGGCCCTGGCCTTCGTCGCGGTCCTCGTGTGCCTGTATCCGGTGCTGGCCCCGGCGATCGGTGCCGCCGGCGGCGGGTACAACGCGTTCCTCGACAGGCAGGGCATGCTCGATCCGCTCGATGTCGTGATGGGCGCACTTCTGTTGGTGCTCATCATCGAAGCCTGCCGGCGCACGACCGGGTGGGCGCTGCCGATCGTGTGCGCAGCGTTTCTGGCCTACGGGTACTACGGCGGGCTGATGCCCCAGGGCTGGGCGATCGCGCACGCCGGGCTTGACTTCGACCAGATCGTCGACGCGTTGTACAACTCGGGGAGCGGATTCTTCGGAACCCCTCTGGACGTCGCGGCGACCTACATCGTTCTGTTCACGATCTACGGTGCGGTACTGGAACTCTCGGGCGGCGCGCGCTTCTTCGTCAACCTGTCGGTGGCGGCCTTCCGCCGCTCCCGCAGCGCGGCCGGTCGCACGGCGGTCGCGTCTGGCTTCCTGCTCGGCACCGTGTCGGGTTCGGGCACCGCGACCGCGGTGAGTGTGGGTGCGGTGACATGGCCGATCATGCGGCGGGCGGGTTACACCCCCGAACGGGCGGGCGGCGTCCTGGCCG is drawn from Mycolicibacterium gilvum and contains these coding sequences:
- a CDS encoding DNA polymerase domain-containing protein produces the protein MGTSENRDGVDLTNLDQPLSDDADATKRDLVDYLDAVADRILPVLAGRPLTVLRALRGRAPFMQKNVPKYTPDWVRTVPIWAEASRREIRYAVCDDRRTLLWLANQRAVEYHPALGPADDVYRPTHLILDLDPPDDGDFASVVAVAHLVRRALADCGLDGAVKTSGSRGLHVFVPIDDSAPVDDVAAATRALAARTEALDPTVATTAFIVADRAGKVFVDATRAGGATVAAAYSPRLRPGTPVSFPVAWDALDRIHPSDFTVRTAVSALAGGDPWADAMPAPTRLPADLIEQGRAIPVARVAAMHEGKRRARARRKDDEAGADQTG